The following are encoded in a window of Gossypium raimondii isolate GPD5lz chromosome 13, ASM2569854v1, whole genome shotgun sequence genomic DNA:
- the LOC105782181 gene encoding ADP-ribosylation factor GTPase-activating protein AGD5 isoform X1 has product MNEKAHVSKELNEKHRKILEGLLKIPENKECADCKSKGPRWASVNLGVFICMQCSGIHRSLGVHISKVRSATLDTWLPEQVAFIQSMGNEKANSYWEAELPPHYDRVGIENFIRAKYEEKRWIPRNRRSKSPPRGLDERATSHWQRPTEKSGHGHVSNSDNSFEERRTIQASSRKENLPATRISLPVPPKGPNQVTPVREPETVVAAPVEATTPPPVTPPKFEYATDLFNMMSMDDASSENASGSGAASTDDIDWAGFQSAGDTSATGQNDPPKAGEKNTQSATGIENLFNDSPPITTNQVTEKPQKDIKDDIMSLFEKSNTPSPFAMHQQQLAALAQQQSFLMAAAAKSAPGNAQQSPSNGTMIPTQQLAMLAQQQSLLMAAAAKAAPGNSQQPPSTTTSLPTQQQLALLAHQQSLLMAAAGNMQQPPSTSTSVPTQAWPNIGYQIPGMMMPVGAQADLQKLMQTMQIGQTQQAGNNVASSSFYALGQATPASSVATNGASKPQSASPVSSTNSSQAGKDYDFSSLTQGMFTKR; this is encoded by the exons ATGAACGAGAAGGCCCACGTTTCAAAGGAACTCAACGAGAAACACCGAAAG ATTTTGGAAGGTCTTCTAAAAATTCCGGAGAATAAGGAATGTGCTGACTGCAAATCCAA AGGTCCGAGATGGGCTAGTGTGAATTTAGGTGTCTTTATATGCATGCAATGTTCCGGGATCCACAGAAGTCTCGGGGTGCACATATCAAAG GTTCGATCTGCTACCCTGGACACATGGCTCCCTGAGCAGGTTGCTTTTATTCAAT CGATGGGAAATGAGAAGGCAAACAGTTACTGGGAAGCTGAGCTGCCCCCTCATTATGATAGAGTTGGAATTGAGAACTTCATCCGTGCAAA gTACGAGGAAAAGAGATGGATTCCTAGAAATAGAAGATCCAAATCACCACCTAGAGGGTTAGATGAAAGAGCTACTTCGCATTGGCAGAGACCCACAGAAAAAAGTGGTCATGGGCACGTTAGTAATTCTGATAATTCATTCGAGGAAAGGAGAACCATTCAAGCATCTAGCAGAAAAGAAAACCTTCCTGCAACAAGAATTAGTCTTCCTGTTCCTCCTAAGGGACCTAATCAG GTTACACCTGTCCGGGAGCCTGAAACGGTTGTTGCGGCACCAGTTGAGGCAACAACTCCTCCCCCTGTCACGCCTCCTAAATTTGAGTATGCTACGGACCTCTTCAACATGATGTCCATGGATGATGCTTCAAGTGAAAATGCTTCTGGTTCTGGGGCAGCTTCTACTGATGATATTGATTGGGCAGGTTTCCAGT CTGCTGGAGACACTTCTGCAACTGGCCAAAATGATCCACCAAAAGCTGGTGAGAAGAATACTCAGTCTGCTACTGGAATtgagaatttatttaatgattCGCCTCCAATAACAACCAACCAAGTCACAGAGAAGCCACAAAAAGACATAAAAGATGATATTATGAGCCTTTTCGAAAAG TCCAACACGCCGTCGCCTTTTGCAATGCATCAACAACAACTAGCTGCGCTAGCTCAGCAACAGTCCTTTCTCATGGCTGCTGCAGCTAAATCTGCTCCTGGAAATGCTCAACAGTCTCCATCCAATGGCACCATGATACCCACTCAACAACTAGCTATGTTAGCACAGCAACAGTCCCTTCTTATGGCTGCTGCAGCTAAAGCTGCTCCTGGAAACAGTCAACAGCCTCCATCAACCACCACAAGCTTACCCACTCAACAACAACTAGCTTTGCTAGCGCATCAACAGTCCCTCCTCATGGCTGCTGCTGGAAATATGCAACAACCTCCATCCACCAGCACTAGTGTACCCACTCAAGCTTGGCCTAACATTGGTTATCAAATACCTGGAATGATGATGCCAGTTGGTGCACAGGCTGATCTGCAGAAACTCATGCAG ACAATGCAAATAGGACAGACTCAACAAGCAGGAAACAATGTTGCATCATCCAG CTTTTATGCATTGGGGCAAGCTACCCCAGCAAGCAGTGTTGCAACTAATGGAGCAAGCAAGCCTCAATCGGCTTCTCCAGTTTCATCAACGAATTCTTCACAAGCAGGAAAGGATTATGATTTTTCATCATTGACACAGGGGATGTTCACGAAACGCTGA
- the LOC105782181 gene encoding ADP-ribosylation factor GTPase-activating protein AGD5 isoform X2 encodes MQCSGIHRSLGVHISKVRSATLDTWLPEQVAFIQSMGNEKANSYWEAELPPHYDRVGIENFIRAKYEEKRWIPRNRRSKSPPRGLDERATSHWQRPTEKSGHGHVSNSDNSFEERRTIQASSRKENLPATRISLPVPPKGPNQVTPVREPETVVAAPVEATTPPPVTPPKFEYATDLFNMMSMDDASSENASGSGAASTDDIDWAGFQSAGDTSATGQNDPPKAGEKNTQSATGIENLFNDSPPITTNQVTEKPQKDIKDDIMSLFEKSNTPSPFAMHQQQLAALAQQQSFLMAAAAKSAPGNAQQSPSNGTMIPTQQLAMLAQQQSLLMAAAAKAAPGNSQQPPSTTTSLPTQQQLALLAHQQSLLMAAAGNMQQPPSTSTSVPTQAWPNIGYQIPGMMMPVGAQADLQKLMQTMQIGQTQQAGNNVASSSFYALGQATPASSVATNGASKPQSASPVSSTNSSQAGKDYDFSSLTQGMFTKR; translated from the exons ATGCAATGTTCCGGGATCCACAGAAGTCTCGGGGTGCACATATCAAAG GTTCGATCTGCTACCCTGGACACATGGCTCCCTGAGCAGGTTGCTTTTATTCAAT CGATGGGAAATGAGAAGGCAAACAGTTACTGGGAAGCTGAGCTGCCCCCTCATTATGATAGAGTTGGAATTGAGAACTTCATCCGTGCAAA gTACGAGGAAAAGAGATGGATTCCTAGAAATAGAAGATCCAAATCACCACCTAGAGGGTTAGATGAAAGAGCTACTTCGCATTGGCAGAGACCCACAGAAAAAAGTGGTCATGGGCACGTTAGTAATTCTGATAATTCATTCGAGGAAAGGAGAACCATTCAAGCATCTAGCAGAAAAGAAAACCTTCCTGCAACAAGAATTAGTCTTCCTGTTCCTCCTAAGGGACCTAATCAG GTTACACCTGTCCGGGAGCCTGAAACGGTTGTTGCGGCACCAGTTGAGGCAACAACTCCTCCCCCTGTCACGCCTCCTAAATTTGAGTATGCTACGGACCTCTTCAACATGATGTCCATGGATGATGCTTCAAGTGAAAATGCTTCTGGTTCTGGGGCAGCTTCTACTGATGATATTGATTGGGCAGGTTTCCAGT CTGCTGGAGACACTTCTGCAACTGGCCAAAATGATCCACCAAAAGCTGGTGAGAAGAATACTCAGTCTGCTACTGGAATtgagaatttatttaatgattCGCCTCCAATAACAACCAACCAAGTCACAGAGAAGCCACAAAAAGACATAAAAGATGATATTATGAGCCTTTTCGAAAAG TCCAACACGCCGTCGCCTTTTGCAATGCATCAACAACAACTAGCTGCGCTAGCTCAGCAACAGTCCTTTCTCATGGCTGCTGCAGCTAAATCTGCTCCTGGAAATGCTCAACAGTCTCCATCCAATGGCACCATGATACCCACTCAACAACTAGCTATGTTAGCACAGCAACAGTCCCTTCTTATGGCTGCTGCAGCTAAAGCTGCTCCTGGAAACAGTCAACAGCCTCCATCAACCACCACAAGCTTACCCACTCAACAACAACTAGCTTTGCTAGCGCATCAACAGTCCCTCCTCATGGCTGCTGCTGGAAATATGCAACAACCTCCATCCACCAGCACTAGTGTACCCACTCAAGCTTGGCCTAACATTGGTTATCAAATACCTGGAATGATGATGCCAGTTGGTGCACAGGCTGATCTGCAGAAACTCATGCAG ACAATGCAAATAGGACAGACTCAACAAGCAGGAAACAATGTTGCATCATCCAG CTTTTATGCATTGGGGCAAGCTACCCCAGCAAGCAGTGTTGCAACTAATGGAGCAAGCAAGCCTCAATCGGCTTCTCCAGTTTCATCAACGAATTCTTCACAAGCAGGAAAGGATTATGATTTTTCATCATTGACACAGGGGATGTTCACGAAACGCTGA